From Desulfuromonas soudanensis, the proteins below share one genomic window:
- the hemW gene encoding radical SAM family heme chaperone HemW, translated as MSSLYIHIPFCRSKCPYCDFFSVPSEDVPAHYVELLLTHLQRLPRGGGALETIFFGGGTPSLLTPTQVALLLDGVAAHFGFADQAEVSLEANPGTVSPDRLDGYRRAGVNRINFGIQSLHGENLRRLGRIHSAGEARTALEYARSAGFVNVGVDLMFALPDQSTAAFFRDLEKTLDLAPSHLSLYGLTVEEGTPFQGVQQRGDLRLPDEEVYAENFLGADRILTEKGYRHYEISNYARPGMECRHNLVYWRRRPCLAIGAGAHSFFDRGWGERWAVPQDLARYGADLAAGRDPAKLVERFDRRGAMAETLYLGLRTAEGVDDEAFARRFGCGVAAAFAEGVSRAGGRLRREGKRWVLDRESWLLYDTLIAPFL; from the coding sequence ATGAGCTCACTCTACATCCACATTCCCTTTTGCCGCAGCAAGTGCCCTTACTGCGACTTCTTCTCCGTCCCCTCCGAGGACGTCCCGGCTCATTACGTCGAACTCCTCCTCACCCATCTGCAACGCCTCCCCCGGGGAGGAGGGGCACTGGAGACGATCTTTTTCGGCGGCGGCACACCTTCCCTTCTCACCCCGACCCAGGTCGCCCTTCTCCTCGACGGGGTTGCGGCGCATTTCGGTTTCGCCGACCAGGCCGAGGTCTCCCTCGAGGCCAATCCCGGCACGGTGAGTCCCGACCGTCTCGACGGCTACCGCAGGGCCGGGGTCAACCGGATCAATTTCGGCATCCAGTCCCTTCACGGCGAAAACCTCCGCCGCCTCGGACGGATCCATTCGGCCGGCGAGGCGAGGACGGCCCTGGAGTACGCCCGGAGCGCCGGCTTCGTCAATGTCGGAGTCGATTTGATGTTCGCGCTCCCCGACCAGAGCACCGCCGCTTTTTTCCGCGATCTGGAGAAGACCCTCGACCTCGCACCCTCGCACCTCTCCCTCTACGGCCTGACTGTGGAGGAGGGGACCCCTTTTCAGGGGGTGCAGCAGCGGGGGGACCTGCGCCTTCCCGACGAGGAGGTCTATGCCGAAAATTTTCTCGGTGCCGATCGCATCCTGACCGAGAAGGGGTACCGTCACTACGAGATCTCCAATTACGCAAGGCCGGGGATGGAGTGCCGCCACAATCTCGTCTACTGGCGCCGCCGCCCCTGCCTGGCCATCGGCGCCGGGGCCCATTCCTTTTTCGACCGGGGTTGGGGAGAGCGCTGGGCCGTTCCCCAGGATCTCGCTCGGTATGGGGCGGACCTCGCCGCCGGAAGGGACCCGGCGAAGCTGGTGGAGCGCTTCGATCGGAGGGGGGCGATGGCCGAAACCCTCTACCTGGGACTGCGCACCGCCGAAGGGGTGGACGACGAGGCGTTTGCCCGTCGCTTCGGCTGCGGAGTGGCGGCGGCCTTTGCCGAGGGGGTCTCCCGCGCCGGCGGTCGGCTGCGCCGGGAGGGGAAACGCTGGGTTCTGGACCGGGAGTCCTGGCTCCTTTACGATACCCTGATTGCCCCTTTCCTCTAG
- the grpE gene encoding nucleotide exchange factor GrpE: MAKKNKHEQEEPSLQGEELPAETAEVEVLPAEPTPDETLAALRQEADQNRDLYLRARADLENYRKRAQRDKEDLARFANENILREILPVLDNLERAVEHAGKDDNARGSLLEGVQMTVDMFGRLIERFGVVPITTVGETFDPSRHEAVGQIESAEHPPNTVVQELQRGYLLNDRLLRPAMVMVAKAPSPPPEAAE; this comes from the coding sequence GTGGCAAAAAAGAACAAACACGAGCAAGAAGAGCCTTCGCTGCAAGGCGAGGAGCTTCCCGCTGAAACCGCCGAGGTGGAGGTCCTGCCGGCCGAGCCGACTCCGGACGAAACCCTGGCCGCCCTTCGCCAGGAGGCCGACCAGAACCGCGACCTTTACCTGCGGGCACGCGCCGACCTGGAGAATTATCGCAAGCGCGCCCAGCGCGACAAGGAGGATCTGGCCAGGTTCGCCAACGAAAATATCCTGCGGGAGATCCTGCCGGTCCTCGACAACCTCGAGAGGGCCGTGGAGCATGCCGGCAAGGACGACAACGCCCGGGGGAGTCTTCTCGAAGGGGTGCAGATGACCGTCGACATGTTCGGCCGTCTCATCGAACGCTTCGGCGTCGTCCCCATCACCACCGTCGGCGAGACCTTCGATCCGTCCCGCCACGAGGCCGTGGGACAGATCGAGAGCGCCGAGCACCCCCCCAATACGGTCGTTCAGGAACTGCAGAGAGGGTATCTGCTCAACGACCGCCTGCTGCGTCCGGCCATGGTCATGGTGGCCAAGGCCCCTTCGCCTCCGCCGGAGGCGGCGGAATAG
- a CDS encoding complex I subunit 5 family protein, with translation MTLANLHMYVLAVPLLTALAVNLLGRRSRTWIAPLTLGALSFSTVAAALVLVRVLREGTLHYTVGNWSPPYGIELVIDPLGALMLLLVAAAALLATCGALPSVALELPGREHLFFTLYLILIVGLMGLVITGDAFNLYVLLEITSITTYGLIAMGKGRAPLASFNYIIMGSIGACFYLLGVGYLYILTGTLNMADISAILPTLPGTVAAATAFAFLLVGLWIKMAFFPLHGWLPNAYSLAPTGAGLLIAPLMTKVTIYLMIRVLYSIIHPNWALLAESGVQSALVWAAALGIVCASALALSQRDLKRMLTYLIVAEVGYMVGGVFLANETGLTGAILHIVNDALMTLCLFLAAAAIVYRTGSLEFDSLRGLYRRMPVTLAAFTLAAFSMIGVPPTAGFFSKWYLLLGGIEAGQWGYVGALLFSSLVNAVLFFRIIEIAYFRNSPDDDHRPLPVSEAPAMLVGPLVLSAVALLVLGLGAGGLVDSVILPAIAALL, from the coding sequence ATGACCCTTGCCAATCTGCATATGTACGTCCTGGCCGTCCCCCTGCTGACCGCCCTGGCCGTCAACCTCCTCGGCCGTCGCAGCCGCACCTGGATCGCCCCCCTCACCCTCGGGGCGCTCTCCTTTTCCACGGTCGCCGCCGCTCTCGTCCTCGTCCGGGTGCTGCGGGAGGGGACGCTCCATTATACGGTGGGGAACTGGTCCCCCCCTTACGGAATCGAGCTGGTCATCGACCCCCTGGGCGCACTGATGCTCCTGCTGGTGGCCGCCGCGGCCCTGCTGGCGACGTGCGGCGCCCTGCCGAGCGTGGCCCTTGAGCTTCCCGGCCGGGAGCACCTCTTTTTCACTCTCTACCTGATTCTCATCGTCGGGCTGATGGGACTGGTGATCACCGGCGACGCCTTCAACCTCTACGTTCTTCTGGAAATCACCTCCATCACCACCTACGGCCTGATCGCCATGGGAAAGGGGCGGGCTCCCCTGGCGAGCTTCAACTACATCATCATGGGATCGATCGGCGCCTGTTTCTATCTCCTCGGCGTCGGTTACCTCTACATTCTCACCGGCACCCTGAACATGGCCGATATCTCAGCCATCCTCCCGACCCTTCCGGGGACGGTGGCCGCCGCCACGGCCTTTGCCTTTCTCCTCGTCGGCCTGTGGATCAAGATGGCGTTCTTCCCCCTCCACGGCTGGCTCCCCAACGCCTATTCCCTGGCCCCCACCGGAGCCGGACTCCTGATCGCGCCGCTGATGACCAAGGTCACCATCTACCTGATGATCCGGGTTCTCTACTCCATCATCCACCCCAACTGGGCGCTCCTCGCCGAGTCGGGGGTCCAGTCGGCCCTGGTCTGGGCGGCGGCGTTGGGGATCGTCTGCGCCTCGGCCCTGGCCCTGAGTCAGCGGGATCTCAAGCGCATGCTGACCTATCTGATCGTCGCCGAAGTCGGTTATATGGTCGGCGGGGTCTTTCTGGCCAACGAAACGGGGCTGACCGGCGCCATCCTCCACATCGTCAACGACGCATTGATGACGCTCTGTCTCTTTCTCGCCGCCGCCGCCATCGTCTACCGCACCGGCTCCCTGGAGTTCGACAGCCTCCGCGGGTTGTACCGCCGGATGCCCGTCACCCTGGCAGCCTTTACCCTGGCGGCTTTTTCCATGATCGGCGTGCCGCCGACGGCGGGATTCTTCAGCAAATGGTACCTCCTGCTCGGCGGCATCGAGGCCGGACAGTGGGGGTACGTGGGGGCGCTCCTCTTCAGCAGCCTGGTCAACGCCGTCCTCTTCTTCCGGATCATCGAGATCGCCTATTTCCGAAACTCGCCAGACGATGATCATCGGCCCCTGCCGGTCAGCGAAGCACCGGCGATGCTCGTCGGGCCCCTGGTCCTCTCGGCCGTTGCACTCCTCGTTCTCGGTCTCGGGGCCGGCGGGCTCGTCGACAGCGTGATCCTCCCGGCGATCGCCGCTCTTCTTTAG
- the dnaK gene encoding molecular chaperone DnaK, translated as MGKVIGIDLGTTNSCVAVMEGGEPVVIANSEGSRTTPSMVAFTESGERLVGQQAKRQAVTNPENTLHAIKRLIGRKFDTPTVKRDIEISPFKIIKADNGDAWVEVRGKQYSAPEISAMVLQKMKQTAEDYLGEEVTDAVITVPAYFNDSQRQATKDAGKIAGLNVLRIINEPTAASLAYGLERKGEEKIAVFDLGGGTFDISILELGDGVFEVKSTNGDTFLGGEDFDQRIIDYVASEFKKEQGIDLRSDKMALQRLREAGEKAKCELSTSMETDINLPFITADASGPKHLNIKLTRAKLESICSDLLDKLVEPCKMAIKDAGLSASEIDEVILVGGMTRMPAVQKRVQDIFGKVPNRGVNPDEVVAIGAAIQGGVLKGEVKDVLLLDVTPLSLGIETLGAVMTKLIEKNTTIPCKKSQIFSTAADNQPAVSVHVLQGEREMAADNKTIGRFELVGIPPAPRGVPQVEVTFDIDANGILHVSAKDLGTGKEQSIKITASSGLSEDEIQKMVKDAEIHAAEDQAKREVIEARNQADSLVYTTEKSLKEHGDKVDAETKGKIETALAELKTAMEGTDGAAIKAKTEALAEASHKLAEAMYAQAQGAAEGPAEGGAEGGSAKEDVVDAEFEEVDEKKK; from the coding sequence ATGGGTAAAGTCATAGGAATCGACCTCGGCACCACCAACTCCTGCGTCGCCGTCATGGAAGGGGGCGAGCCGGTCGTCATCGCCAACTCCGAAGGGTCGCGGACCACCCCGTCGATGGTCGCCTTCACCGAAAGCGGCGAGCGCCTGGTGGGGCAGCAGGCCAAGCGGCAGGCGGTCACCAATCCGGAAAACACCCTGCACGCCATCAAGCGCCTCATCGGCCGCAAGTTCGACACGCCGACGGTGAAGAGGGACATCGAGATCAGCCCCTTCAAGATCATCAAGGCCGACAATGGCGATGCCTGGGTGGAGGTCCGCGGCAAACAGTACAGCGCCCCGGAGATCTCGGCCATGGTCCTGCAGAAGATGAAGCAGACCGCCGAGGACTATCTCGGCGAAGAGGTCACCGACGCGGTCATCACCGTCCCGGCCTATTTCAACGATTCTCAGCGTCAGGCGACCAAGGATGCCGGCAAAATCGCCGGACTCAACGTGTTGCGCATCATCAACGAGCCGACCGCCGCCTCCCTCGCCTACGGTCTCGAGCGCAAGGGCGAAGAGAAGATCGCCGTCTTCGACCTCGGCGGCGGGACCTTCGATATCTCCATCCTCGAGCTCGGCGACGGCGTCTTCGAGGTCAAGTCGACCAACGGCGACACCTTCCTCGGCGGCGAGGACTTCGACCAGCGGATCATCGACTATGTCGCCTCCGAGTTCAAGAAGGAGCAGGGGATCGATCTGCGCAGCGACAAGATGGCCCTGCAGCGCCTCAGGGAAGCCGGAGAGAAGGCCAAGTGCGAACTCTCCACCTCCATGGAGACCGATATCAATCTCCCCTTCATCACCGCCGACGCCAGCGGTCCCAAGCATCTCAACATCAAACTGACCCGGGCCAAGCTCGAAAGCATCTGTTCCGACCTCCTCGACAAGCTCGTCGAGCCCTGCAAGATGGCCATCAAGGACGCCGGCCTCTCCGCCTCCGAGATCGATGAGGTGATCCTCGTCGGCGGCATGACCCGCATGCCGGCGGTGCAGAAGCGGGTGCAGGACATCTTCGGCAAGGTGCCGAACAGGGGGGTCAATCCCGACGAGGTGGTCGCCATCGGCGCCGCCATCCAGGGCGGGGTCCTCAAGGGGGAAGTCAAGGATGTCCTCCTTCTCGACGTCACCCCCCTCTCCCTCGGCATCGAAACCCTCGGGGCGGTGATGACCAAGCTCATCGAGAAGAACACCACCATCCCCTGCAAGAAGAGCCAGATCTTTTCCACCGCCGCCGACAACCAGCCGGCCGTCTCGGTGCACGTCCTGCAGGGCGAACGGGAAATGGCCGCCGACAACAAGACCATCGGCCGCTTCGAACTGGTGGGGATCCCCCCCGCTCCCCGCGGCGTGCCGCAGGTCGAGGTGACCTTCGACATCGACGCCAACGGGATTCTTCACGTCAGCGCCAAGGATCTCGGCACCGGCAAGGAACAGTCGATCAAGATTACCGCCTCTTCGGGTCTCTCCGAGGATGAGATTCAGAAGATGGTCAAGGACGCCGAGATCCACGCCGCCGAAGACCAGGCCAAGCGCGAGGTGATCGAGGCCCGCAATCAGGCCGACAGCCTGGTCTATACCACCGAGAAGTCTCTCAAGGAGCACGGCGACAAGGTCGACGCCGAGACCAAAGGAAAGATCGAGACGGCCCTGGCCGAACTCAAGACCGCCATGGAGGGGACCGACGGCGCGGCGATCAAGGCCAAGACCGAGGCCCTTGCCGAGGCGTCCCACAAACTGGCCGAGGCGATGTACGCCCAGGCGCAGGGCGCCGCCGAGGGTCCGGCCGAAGGGGGCGCCGAAGGGGGATCCGCCAAGGAAGACGTCGTCGACGCCGAGTTCGAAGAAGTCGACGAGAAAAAGAAGTAA
- the mbhE gene encoding hydrogen gas-evolving membrane-bound hydrogenase subunit E has translation MKTLALLATVVTGAILLYGTMDFPAWGDPQSPASTHLSPVYIEKAVAETHVPNIVTAILGDYRGYDTMFETVVIYCAGLAVVSVLRRRES, from the coding sequence TTGAAGACCCTTGCCCTGTTGGCCACCGTCGTCACCGGCGCCATCCTTCTCTACGGCACCATGGATTTCCCGGCCTGGGGGGATCCGCAGTCGCCGGCCAGCACCCACCTTTCCCCGGTCTATATCGAAAAAGCGGTGGCAGAAACCCACGTTCCCAATATCGTCACCGCGATCCTCGGCGACTATCGGGGGTATGACACCATGTTCGAGACGGTGGTCATCTACTGCGCCGGACTGGCGGTGGTCAGCGTGTTGCGCCGGAGAGAGTCATGA
- a CDS encoding Na(+)/H(+) antiporter subunit B, whose product MKRLQENARNRGLGESLIIQTSVRILVPFIQLFGLYIIVHGHYSPGGGFQGGVVLGASFILLALAFDLRTSTRYLSERANMFLGNAGVLVYVGTGFLCAVVGGLFLDYSALDRIVPLGAIEWRSFGIFMVEVGVGLAVMNIMVSLFWDLGSGGALDEGL is encoded by the coding sequence ATGAAGCGCCTCCAGGAAAATGCCCGAAACCGCGGCCTCGGCGAAAGCCTGATCATCCAGACCTCGGTGCGGATTCTTGTCCCCTTCATCCAGCTCTTCGGCCTCTACATCATCGTCCACGGCCACTACAGCCCGGGAGGGGGTTTTCAGGGAGGGGTGGTTCTCGGCGCCTCCTTTATCCTCCTGGCCCTGGCCTTCGATCTGCGGACTTCGACGCGCTACCTCTCGGAAAGAGCCAACATGTTTCTCGGCAATGCCGGAGTTCTGGTCTATGTCGGGACGGGATTTCTCTGCGCGGTCGTGGGAGGACTGTTTCTTGACTACAGCGCGCTGGACAGGATCGTCCCCCTCGGGGCCATCGAGTGGCGCTCCTTCGGAATTTTTATGGTCGAGGTGGGGGTCGGCCTCGCCGTCATGAACATCATGGTCTCCCTCTTCTGGGATCTCGGTTCGGGCGGCGCACTGGATGAGGGGCTCTGA
- the hrcA gene encoding heat-inducible transcriptional repressor HrcA, producing the protein MSEELNERSRKILEAIIEDYIDSAEPVGSRAVSRRHSMALSPATVRNVMADLEEMGYIASPHTSAGRVPTEKGYRFYVDSLLQVRQLSSQERQRLDDRYRFGGLRSEDLLREAGKVLSAISTYTGIVMAPRFTTTVFRQIEFIRLSSGRVLVIFVTQSGLVQNKVIEVGEDLSQYELEQMTGYLNRTLTGLTIQEVKARILSEMAREKALYDKMMRRALQISREVLSTEMASQVYIEGAANILEQPEFADLEKMKRLFRAFEQKSSLVELLDASQRAEGVQIFIGSESEHSDIRGCSLITATYSGSQGTIGSLGVIGPSRMPYSMVIPIVDYTARLVSQILDGDSK; encoded by the coding sequence ATGAGCGAAGAGCTCAACGAGCGCAGCCGGAAGATCCTCGAAGCGATCATCGAGGACTATATCGACTCGGCCGAACCGGTCGGATCGCGGGCCGTGAGCAGGCGGCACAGCATGGCGCTGTCCCCGGCCACGGTGCGCAACGTCATGGCCGATCTCGAGGAGATGGGGTACATTGCCTCTCCGCACACTTCGGCGGGGCGGGTCCCGACGGAAAAGGGGTACCGCTTCTACGTCGACTCCCTGCTGCAGGTGCGTCAGCTCAGCTCCCAGGAGCGCCAGCGCCTCGACGACCGCTACCGCTTCGGCGGCTTGCGCTCGGAGGACCTGCTGCGCGAGGCGGGGAAGGTTCTCTCGGCCATCTCCACCTACACCGGGATCGTCATGGCCCCCCGGTTCACCACGACGGTCTTCCGCCAGATCGAATTCATCCGTCTCTCCAGCGGCCGCGTCCTGGTGATTTTCGTCACCCAGTCGGGACTGGTGCAGAACAAGGTCATCGAGGTCGGTGAAGACCTCTCCCAGTACGAACTGGAGCAGATGACCGGCTACCTCAACCGGACCCTGACCGGACTGACCATTCAGGAGGTCAAGGCGCGCATCCTCTCGGAAATGGCCCGGGAAAAGGCCCTCTACGACAAGATGATGCGCCGCGCCCTGCAGATCTCCCGGGAGGTTCTGTCCACCGAGATGGCAAGTCAGGTCTACATCGAGGGGGCCGCCAACATCCTCGAGCAGCCCGAGTTCGCCGATCTCGAGAAGATGAAGCGCCTCTTCCGCGCCTTCGAGCAGAAGAGTTCCCTGGTGGAACTCCTCGATGCCAGCCAGCGGGCCGAAGGGGTTCAGATTTTCATCGGCTCGGAAAGCGAGCACAGCGACATCCGCGGATGCAGCCTGATCACCGCGACCTATTCCGGCAGCCAGGGGACCATCGGCTCCCTGGGGGTGATCGGTCCGAGCAGAATGCCCTATTCAATGGTCATCCCCATCGTCGATTACACCGCCAGGCTGGTCAGCCAGATCCTGGACGGAGATTCAAAATAG
- a CDS encoding monovalent cation/H+ antiporter subunit D family protein — protein sequence MDMTTSYLPLAAILISLLGAVPILLSGRLPNLREGWTLAIALGKFALVATMLPTVLAGGTYVLTLAEVIPGVPIALRVDAMGIYFALIASFLWIFTSIYSMGYMRALKEHNQTRYYASFAVAISATIGVAFSANLLTLYLFYEMLSLSTYPLVTHHGDAEARRSGRKYLTYILGTSIGLVLPAMLITYQLTGTLDFAHGGILSGEASSATLGLLLVLFVLGFAKAGIMPFHGWLPAAMVAPTPVSAFLHGVAVVKVGVFAILRVIFDIFGPDLLHRLDFGVVLTYFASVTILAASLVALTQDNLKRRLAYSTIGQLSYMILGAGMLSAAGMTGGMLHIAMHAFGKITLFFCAGAIYVASHKKYISEMDGLGRRMPITYFAFFLGSLSIIGMPPLGGFISKWNLVIGAVEADQLLLVAVLLVSSLLSAAYFFPIVYRGFFAPASEETLAHTGEAPLLCLIPLSVTALCSVGLFFYPDIFLQLVHRALFP from the coding sequence ATGGACATGACCACCTCCTATCTGCCGCTGGCCGCCATCCTCATCTCCCTCCTCGGGGCGGTGCCGATCCTCCTCTCGGGGCGTTTGCCCAATCTGCGGGAAGGGTGGACCCTTGCCATCGCCCTTGGCAAGTTCGCCCTGGTCGCAACCATGCTGCCGACGGTTCTGGCCGGCGGGACCTACGTCCTGACCCTGGCGGAGGTGATTCCCGGGGTCCCCATCGCCCTGCGGGTCGATGCCATGGGGATTTACTTCGCCCTGATCGCCTCCTTTTTGTGGATCTTCACCTCGATCTATTCCATGGGGTACATGCGGGCCCTCAAGGAGCACAACCAGACCCGCTACTACGCCTCCTTCGCCGTGGCGATTTCGGCGACCATCGGCGTCGCCTTTTCGGCCAACCTTTTGACTCTTTATCTCTTCTACGAGATGCTCTCCCTGTCGACCTATCCCCTGGTGACCCACCACGGCGATGCAGAGGCCCGCCGCTCCGGGCGCAAGTACCTGACCTACATCCTCGGCACCTCCATCGGCCTCGTGCTGCCGGCGATGCTGATCACCTATCAGCTCACCGGAACCCTCGATTTCGCTCACGGCGGCATTCTCTCCGGCGAGGCCTCTTCTGCGACCCTCGGGCTCCTCCTCGTCCTCTTCGTCCTCGGCTTCGCCAAGGCGGGGATCATGCCCTTTCACGGCTGGCTTCCGGCGGCGATGGTGGCGCCGACCCCGGTGAGCGCCTTTCTCCACGGCGTGGCGGTGGTCAAGGTCGGGGTCTTTGCCATCCTGCGGGTGATTTTCGACATCTTCGGTCCCGACCTGCTGCACCGCCTCGATTTCGGCGTGGTTCTGACCTATTTCGCCTCCGTCACCATCCTTGCCGCCTCCCTGGTCGCCCTGACCCAGGACAACCTGAAGCGCCGCCTCGCCTATTCGACCATCGGTCAGCTCTCCTACATGATTCTCGGTGCCGGGATGCTCTCCGCCGCCGGAATGACCGGCGGGATGCTCCATATCGCCATGCACGCCTTCGGCAAGATCACCCTCTTTTTCTGCGCCGGGGCGATCTATGTGGCGAGCCACAAAAAATACATCAGCGAGATGGACGGCCTCGGACGGCGCATGCCGATCACCTATTTCGCCTTCTTTCTCGGCTCGCTCTCCATCATCGGCATGCCGCCCCTGGGCGGGTTCATCAGCAAGTGGAACCTGGTCATCGGCGCCGTCGAGGCCGATCAGCTCCTTCTGGTGGCGGTCCTCCTGGTCAGCTCGCTCCTCAGCGCCGCCTACTTCTTCCCCATCGTCTACCGGGGCTTTTTCGCGCCGGCCAGCGAGGAGACCCTGGCCCATACCGGCGAGGCCCCCCTCTTGTGCCTGATCCCTCTGTCGGTGACGGCTCTCTGCTCGGTGGGTCTCTTCTTTTATCCCGACATTTTTCTGCAACTGGTCCACAGGGCGCTCTTCCCCTGA
- a CDS encoding cation:proton antiporter subunit C, with protein sequence MDVLLAEVVAKYNYWLYVVLMMIGFYAMIGKRNLVKKLLGMNIFQTAIILLFVSSGVKRGGGIPILDKYEVLAHGVDVATVVNPLPHVLMLTAIVVSVSVTGVALAILQRIYREYGTLEEDEILEKLGR encoded by the coding sequence ATGGACGTTTTGCTGGCGGAAGTGGTGGCCAAATACAACTACTGGCTGTACGTGGTGCTGATGATGATCGGATTCTATGCCATGATCGGCAAGCGCAACCTGGTGAAGAAGCTTCTCGGCATGAACATCTTCCAGACCGCGATCATCCTCCTTTTCGTCTCCTCCGGGGTCAAGCGCGGCGGCGGCATCCCGATCCTCGACAAGTATGAGGTCCTTGCCCATGGCGTCGACGTGGCGACGGTGGTCAACCCCCTCCCCCATGTGCTGATGCTCACGGCGATCGTCGTTTCCGTCAGCGTCACCGGCGTCGCCCTGGCCATCCTGCAGCGAATCTACCGGGAATACGGAACCCTCGAGGAGGACGAGATCCTGGAGAAACTCGGCCGATGA
- a CDS encoding Na(+)/H(+) antiporter subunit D: protein MINPLPPAAILILGALPVIFLQGKLRKGWLLLLPVLSFLNLLLIPEGTHWTVSFMDYDLIFGQVDRLSLIFGYIFHLIAIIATLYALHVEDAVQNIAGLVYAGAALGVTFAGDFFSLFAFWEILTISATFLILARRTPTALGAGFRYFMVHVAGGLCLLAGIIIHVQQSGSAAFGYLGLEGLASYLIFFGFGVNCAWPFLHTWLTDAYPEGTITGTIFLSAFTTKTAVYVLARAFPGTEALIWIGVAMAGFPIFYAVIENDLRKVLAYSLINQVGFMVVGIGIGSELAVNGAVAHAFNDVLFKGLLFMSMGAVMYRTGKINATDLGGLYRSMPWTCTFCIVGAASISAFPLFSGFVSKSMVMEAAARGDLRFVWFVLLFASAGVFHHAGIKIPFFAFFSHDSGLRCKEAPRHMLLAMGGTAVLCILIGCFPQYLYNLLPFATDYQPYTASHVVAQTQLLFFSALAFTLLLLSGIYPAEIRAINIDADWFYRKGGRAFYALTDKTFNTLNRWGSDLFMERIPALLSRFFQEPGGSLQKYGVDLYAEATGTDEDDILRCKSQIDRRSKSAAYPVGGGVLLAVLFLALMSVLFFR from the coding sequence ATGATTAATCCCCTCCCCCCCGCCGCAATCCTCATCCTCGGGGCCCTGCCGGTCATTTTCCTGCAGGGAAAGCTCCGCAAGGGGTGGCTCCTCCTCTTGCCGGTGCTCAGCTTCCTCAACCTGCTGCTGATTCCCGAGGGGACCCACTGGACCGTTTCCTTCATGGATTACGATCTGATCTTCGGCCAGGTCGATCGCCTGAGCCTGATCTTCGGCTACATTTTTCACCTGATCGCCATCATTGCCACCCTCTATGCCCTGCATGTCGAGGACGCGGTGCAGAACATCGCCGGCCTGGTCTATGCCGGGGCGGCTCTGGGCGTGACCTTCGCCGGTGACTTCTTCTCCCTTTTTGCCTTCTGGGAAATTTTGACCATCAGCGCCACCTTCCTGATCCTGGCGCGGCGCACCCCGACCGCCCTCGGCGCCGGGTTCCGCTATTTCATGGTCCACGTCGCCGGCGGCCTCTGCCTCCTGGCCGGGATCATCATCCACGTGCAGCAGAGCGGCAGTGCCGCCTTCGGGTATCTCGGCCTCGAGGGGCTGGCGTCCTACCTCATATTCTTCGGTTTCGGCGTCAACTGTGCCTGGCCCTTCCTCCACACCTGGCTCACCGACGCCTATCCGGAAGGGACCATCACCGGGACCATCTTTCTCTCCGCCTTCACCACCAAGACGGCCGTCTATGTGCTGGCCCGGGCCTTCCCAGGAACCGAGGCGCTGATCTGGATCGGCGTGGCCATGGCCGGATTCCCCATCTTCTATGCCGTCATCGAAAACGATCTGCGCAAGGTGCTGGCCTACAGCCTCATCAACCAGGTCGGATTCATGGTGGTCGGCATCGGCATCGGCTCCGAGCTGGCGGTCAACGGCGCCGTGGCCCACGCCTTCAACGACGTCCTCTTCAAGGGGCTCCTCTTCATGTCCATGGGGGCGGTGATGTACCGGACCGGCAAGATCAACGCCACCGACCTCGGCGGCCTCTATCGATCCATGCCCTGGACCTGTACCTTCTGCATCGTCGGCGCCGCCTCGATCTCCGCCTTCCCGCTCTTTTCCGGCTTCGTCAGCAAGTCGATGGTCATGGAAGCCGCCGCCCGCGGCGACCTGCGCTTCGTCTGGTTCGTCCTCCTCTTCGCTTCGGCGGGGGTCTTCCACCATGCCGGGATCAAGATCCCCTTCTTCGCCTTCTTCTCCCACGACTCGGGTCTGCGCTGCAAGGAGGCGCCGCGCCACATGCTCCTGGCCATGGGGGGGACGGCGGTGCTCTGCATCCTCATCGGCTGTTTCCCTCAGTATCTCTACAATCTCCTCCCCTTCGCCACGGACTACCAGCCCTATACCGCCTCCCATGTGGTGGCCCAGACCCAGCTCCTCTTCTTTTCCGCCCTGGCCTTCACCCTCCTCCTCCTGTCGGGGATCTACCCGGCGGAAATCCGGGCCATCAATATCGATGCCGACTGGTTTTACCGCAAGGGGGGGAGGGCTTTCTACGCCCTGACCGATAAGACCTTCAATACCCTCAACCGTTGGGGCTCCGACCTCTTCATGGAACGGATTCCCGCTCTTTTGAGCCGTTTCTTCCAGGAGCCCGGCGGCAGCCTGCAGAAGTACGGCGTCGATCTTTACGCCGAAGCGACCGGCACAGACGAGGATGACATCCTCCGCTGCAAATCGCAGATCGACCGGCGTTCCAAAAGCGCCGCCTACCCCGTCGGTGGCGGGGTGCTCCTGGCCGTCCTCTTCCTCGCCCTGATGTCGGTCCTCTTTTTTCGCTAA